In a genomic window of Streptomyces koelreuteriae:
- a CDS encoding alpha/beta fold hydrolase, translating into MSELELTPFTHAFGGERLSGLYGGARASARATAVVLHGAGNGSKERLMPLLSEFAAHGCHVLAFDFSGHGESTGLLRELSLRRRFEQAVSVIDAQTRGDVPMVLVGFSMSGQTVADLARHYGDRVAALGLCAPAVYAAEAWDVPFGQGDGRFSEIIRRSGGWRTSSALDVLGSYEGRAVLAVPGTDEVIPPAVTEAVSQALARRAQFTHWELPEAEHRLGLWFRDRPDDRRAFVTALLAGLGEQGWTATRAWVAKQLPESRTVDKSAYLQGGWSAQMRRLTLDDGTALALRTFVKPFFRRHAPGLLSREADVLTLLGGEEGVPAPELIGVDATAEHCDHPSLLMSVLPGRVRVDEEDLDARVELLAAQLARIHRVVPEERPRSYQAWTSPEGVPPGWERAVDVIRRDPPPYEGCFLHRDFHPGNVLFTGSGAGLRIGGVVDWVETSWGPADLDVAHCSTALALLHGPEYGLGFRERYEARGGRPLADGPDHLYWRLLDALAYVPDAAKLAVPWRELGRTDLTPQVLGGRLEAYATGLMERYV; encoded by the coding sequence ATGAGTGAGCTGGAGTTGACCCCTTTCACGCACGCCTTCGGCGGTGAACGACTCAGCGGGCTGTACGGCGGAGCCCGTGCGTCGGCGAGAGCGACCGCCGTGGTCCTGCACGGCGCGGGCAACGGCAGCAAGGAGCGGCTGATGCCGCTGCTGTCGGAGTTCGCCGCGCACGGCTGCCACGTCCTCGCCTTCGACTTCTCGGGGCACGGGGAGAGCACCGGCCTGCTGCGGGAGCTGAGCCTGCGCCGCCGCTTCGAGCAGGCCGTGTCCGTGATCGACGCGCAGACACGCGGGGACGTGCCGATGGTCCTGGTCGGGTTCAGCATGAGCGGTCAGACGGTGGCCGATCTCGCCCGGCACTACGGGGACCGGGTGGCGGCCCTGGGGCTGTGCGCGCCCGCGGTGTACGCGGCCGAGGCGTGGGACGTGCCGTTCGGGCAGGGCGACGGACGGTTCAGCGAGATCATCCGCCGGTCCGGCGGCTGGCGTACGTCGTCCGCGCTCGACGTGCTGGGGTCGTACGAGGGGCGGGCGGTGCTCGCGGTGCCGGGCACGGACGAGGTCATCCCGCCCGCCGTGACGGAGGCCGTCTCCCAGGCCCTGGCCCGGCGCGCGCAGTTCACCCACTGGGAACTGCCCGAGGCGGAGCACCGGTTGGGCCTGTGGTTCCGGGACCGTCCCGACGACCGGCGGGCGTTCGTCACGGCCCTGCTGGCCGGGCTCGGCGAGCAGGGCTGGACGGCGACCCGGGCGTGGGTGGCCAAGCAGCTCCCGGAGAGCCGTACGGTCGACAAGTCGGCTTATCTGCAGGGCGGTTGGAGCGCCCAGATGCGGCGGCTCACCCTCGACGACGGCACCGCCCTCGCCCTGCGGACCTTCGTGAAGCCCTTCTTCCGGCGGCACGCCCCCGGGCTGCTGTCCCGCGAGGCGGACGTGCTGACGCTGCTGGGCGGGGAGGAGGGTGTGCCCGCCCCGGAGCTGATCGGCGTGGACGCGACCGCCGAGCACTGTGACCATCCGTCCCTGCTGATGTCGGTGCTGCCGGGGCGGGTCCGGGTCGACGAGGAGGACCTCGACGCGCGCGTGGAGCTGCTCGCGGCTCAACTGGCCCGGATCCACCGGGTCGTTCCCGAGGAGCGTCCGCGCTCGTACCAGGCGTGGACGTCACCGGAGGGCGTTCCGCCGGGCTGGGAGCGGGCCGTGGACGTCATCCGCCGCGATCCCCCGCCGTACGAGGGCTGTTTCCTGCACCGGGACTTCCATCCCGGGAACGTGCTGTTCACGGGCTCGGGGGCCGGGCTGCGGATCGGCGGTGTCGTCGACTGGGTGGAGACCTCCTGGGGCCCCGCCGACCTGGACGTCGCCCACTGCTCGACGGCGCTCGCGCTGCTGCACGGCCCGGAGTACGGCCTCGGCTTCCGGGAGCGCTACGAGGCACGCGGCGGCCGGCCCCTCGCCGACGGCCCGGACCATCTGTACTGGCGGCTGCTCGACGCCCTGGCCTATGTCCCCGACGCGGCGAAGCTGGCGGTTCCTTGGCGGGAGCTGGGGCGGACCGACCTGACACCTCAGGTGCTGGGCGGGCGGCTGGAGGCGTATGCGACGGGGCTGATGGAACGGTACGTCTGA
- the pspAB gene encoding PspA-associated protein PspAB — MGLLDILLGRTKPVAPDLDRLFALPSAAVTLEAAAGFTPTGQGAVCYATVEGAAFEQSHREVQALLDADTERDGPPVELRQDGYGYSWLVSHRAPDQLHALVNDLHAVNSQMEVNGFGPQLLCSLAGFRDRAGRRLALVYLYKRGTFYPFAPLPGGEAQRRDNALELQVRSALAGDLRIEQDLGRWFPVWGAPGL, encoded by the coding sequence ATGGGGCTGCTGGACATTCTGCTCGGCCGGACCAAGCCGGTCGCGCCGGATCTCGACCGGCTGTTCGCGCTGCCGTCGGCGGCCGTGACCCTGGAGGCCGCGGCGGGTTTCACCCCGACCGGGCAGGGCGCGGTGTGTTACGCGACGGTCGAGGGCGCGGCCTTCGAGCAGAGCCACCGCGAGGTGCAGGCCCTGCTGGACGCCGACACCGAGCGCGACGGTCCACCGGTGGAACTGCGCCAGGACGGATACGGCTACTCCTGGCTGGTCTCGCACCGCGCCCCCGACCAACTGCACGCGCTCGTGAACGACCTGCACGCCGTGAACAGCCAGATGGAGGTCAACGGCTTTGGGCCGCAACTGCTGTGCTCCCTCGCCGGGTTCCGGGACCGGGCCGGGCGGCGGCTCGCGCTGGTCTACCTCTACAAGCGCGGCACGTTCTACCCGTTCGCTCCCCTGCCCGGCGGCGAGGCGCAGCGGCGCGACAACGCGCTGGAGCTCCAGGTGCGGTCGGCGCTCGCCGGTGATCTGCGGATCGAGCAGGATCTCGGCCGCTGGTTCCCGGTGTGGGGGGCGCCCGGGCTGTGA
- the htpX gene encoding zinc metalloprotease HtpX, protein MHSRFRSDRRLTTRMGITLFLLGLLYVGFVAALIVLLRSWVLVVVVAAGLLGAQYWFSDRIALYAMRGRVVEREEFPELHGVVDRLCAMADMPKPVVAVSDMDMPNAFATGRNPDHAVVCVTTGLLRRLEPAELEGVLAHELSHVAHKDVAVITVASFLGVIAGLIVRFAFYSQLFGGGRRDQNTAVIFAAVMGVSAAVYALSFLLIRALSRYRELAADRAAALLTGRPSALASALTKVSGDIARIPTKDLRTAQAFNAFYFTPALGREPGVARLFSTHPSLEQRLDQLGRISAELGEAAAPGGV, encoded by the coding sequence ATGCACAGCCGCTTCCGGAGCGACCGGCGGTTGACCACCCGTATGGGGATCACGCTGTTCCTGCTCGGGTTGTTGTACGTGGGGTTCGTCGCGGCGCTGATCGTGCTGCTGAGGTCCTGGGTGCTCGTCGTGGTGGTCGCGGCGGGGCTGTTGGGGGCTCAGTACTGGTTCTCCGACCGGATCGCGCTGTACGCCATGCGCGGGCGGGTCGTGGAGCGGGAGGAGTTTCCCGAGCTGCACGGGGTCGTGGACCGGCTGTGTGCCATGGCCGACATGCCCAAGCCGGTGGTGGCCGTCTCCGATATGGACATGCCGAACGCGTTCGCGACCGGGCGGAATCCGGACCACGCCGTGGTCTGTGTGACGACCGGGCTGCTGCGGCGGCTGGAGCCGGCCGAGCTGGAGGGCGTCCTCGCGCACGAGCTGTCGCATGTGGCGCACAAGGACGTCGCCGTGATCACGGTCGCGTCCTTTCTGGGGGTGATCGCGGGATTGATCGTGCGGTTCGCCTTCTACTCGCAGTTGTTCGGCGGGGGACGCAGGGACCAGAACACCGCGGTGATCTTCGCCGCGGTGATGGGTGTGTCCGCGGCCGTGTACGCGCTGAGCTTCCTGCTGATCCGGGCCCTGTCCCGGTACCGGGAACTGGCCGCCGACCGGGCGGCCGCGCTGCTCACCGGCCGGCCCTCGGCGCTCGCCTCCGCCCTCACCAAGGTCTCCGGCGACATCGCCCGCATCCCGACGAAGGACCTGCGCACGGCCCAGGCCTTCAACGCCTTCTACTTCACCCCGGCGCTGGGCCGCGAGCCCGGTGTCGCGCGGCTCTTCTCGACCCACCCGAGCCTGGAGCAGCGCCTCGACCAACTGGGCCGGATCTCCGCCGAGCTGGGCGAGGCGGCGGCACCCGGAGGGGTGTGA
- a CDS encoding cupin domain-containing protein translates to MDDSVYVGNAGVDAALDRGWLLGHFKGGGDPRRSEAVEVKWGVHPKGDERAEWVRGEERTALLVLISGRFRVELPGRGVVLERQGDYVVWGRGVDHSWVAEEESVVLTVRWPSVPGYAVDAGG, encoded by the coding sequence GTGGACGACTCTGTGTATGTGGGCAACGCGGGTGTGGACGCGGCGTTGGACCGGGGGTGGTTGCTCGGGCATTTCAAGGGGGGTGGGGATCCTCGGCGGAGTGAGGCCGTCGAGGTCAAGTGGGGGGTCCATCCCAAGGGTGACGAGCGGGCGGAGTGGGTGCGGGGGGAGGAGCGGACCGCGCTGCTGGTGCTGATCAGTGGGCGGTTCCGGGTGGAGCTGCCCGGGCGCGGTGTGGTGCTGGAGCGGCAGGGGGACTACGTCGTGTGGGGGCGTGGGGTCGATCACTCCTGGGTGGCGGAGGAGGAGTCGGTGGTGCTGACCGTGCGGTGGCCGTCCGTGCCCGGGTACGCGGTGGACGCGGGCGGCTGA
- a CDS encoding response regulator, producing MTEPLRVLLADDQTLVRTGFRLILGAEGIDVVAEATNGTEAVEAVRRTRPDVVLMDVRMPEMDGLEATRRILTGALDAPRVIILTTFDLDRYVYAALSAGASGFLLKDVTPEQLTAAVRTVRTGDALLAPAITRRLVQRFTQRGSDTAALHRDLASLTPRELEVLGLLARGLSNAELAARLHLAETTVKTHVARVLAKLGLRDRVQAVIVAYETGLVSAGVGEDAQGSGEQT from the coding sequence GTGACCGAGCCGCTGCGCGTGCTCCTCGCCGACGACCAGACCCTGGTCCGCACCGGATTCCGGCTGATCCTCGGCGCCGAGGGCATCGATGTCGTCGCCGAGGCGACCAACGGGACCGAGGCGGTCGAAGCGGTCCGCCGCACCCGGCCCGACGTGGTCCTGATGGACGTCCGGATGCCCGAGATGGACGGCCTGGAGGCCACCCGCCGCATCCTCACGGGCGCCCTGGACGCACCCCGCGTCATCATCCTGACCACCTTCGACCTCGACCGGTACGTCTACGCCGCCCTGTCCGCCGGGGCCAGCGGCTTCCTCCTCAAGGACGTCACCCCCGAGCAGCTGACCGCGGCCGTCCGCACGGTCCGCACCGGCGACGCCCTCCTCGCGCCCGCCATCACCCGCCGCCTCGTACAGAGGTTCACCCAGCGCGGCAGCGACACCGCCGCCCTCCACCGCGACCTCGCCTCGCTCACCCCGCGTGAACTGGAGGTCCTCGGCCTGCTGGCCCGAGGCCTCAGCAACGCCGAACTCGCCGCCCGCCTCCACCTGGCCGAGACCACCGTCAAGACCCACGTCGCCCGCGTCCTCGCCAAACTCGGCCTCCGCGACCGCGTCCAAGCCGTCATCGTCGCCTACGAGACAGGGCTGGTCAGCGCAGGCGTCGGCGAGGACGCCCAGGGGTCCGGCGAGCAGACGTAG
- a CDS encoding sensor histidine kinase codes for MTDVRTTLERLREAARRTLREAGLPSGPPLRPTPRAWRFDGLVALALAVATVHYGIDNVNVVVMREIAPGVEIVVPRPSGPGGLAYMVTLAVVASGALALRRRYPLAVLCVVTAATLATPQSVMRLTFYAFVIAVYSAAVYSPYRVATLAALPVSVVLVGTSGNSVIPIVPHHYIALLILVPMAVAAVGLRTWKLRTDEGRARLLALEREQAEALRRAVEHGRARIARELHDVVTHNVSVMIIQAGAARKIMKASPEQAGEALLAVEAGGRAAMTELRHVMGLLTMADEGEGRDTADSVAVPAPQPGLDQLETLVGRVRDTGLPVGLTVTGPPRPLPPGLELAAYRVVQEALTNTVKHARGATAAVTVEYGPERLRVEVTDTGGQPGAGAAAGNGRGLIGLRERLAVHDGTLRTGRRLTGGYRVEALIPLETP; via the coding sequence GTGACGGACGTACGTACGACGCTGGAGCGGTTACGGGAAGCGGCCCGCCGGACGCTCCGCGAGGCCGGGCTGCCGAGCGGTCCCCCGCTGCGCCCCACCCCGCGCGCGTGGCGGTTCGACGGCCTGGTGGCGCTGGCACTCGCCGTCGCCACCGTCCACTACGGCATCGACAACGTGAACGTCGTCGTGATGCGGGAGATCGCGCCCGGCGTGGAGATCGTCGTGCCGCGCCCGTCCGGGCCCGGCGGCCTGGCCTACATGGTGACCCTCGCGGTCGTCGCCTCCGGTGCCCTGGCGCTGCGCCGCCGCTACCCGCTCGCCGTGCTGTGCGTCGTGACGGCCGCGACGCTGGCGACACCGCAGAGCGTGATGCGGCTGACCTTCTACGCGTTCGTCATCGCCGTCTACAGCGCCGCCGTGTACAGCCCCTACCGGGTGGCGACCCTGGCGGCGCTGCCGGTGTCGGTCGTCCTGGTCGGCACCTCGGGGAACTCGGTGATTCCGATCGTCCCCCACCACTACATCGCCCTGCTGATCCTCGTCCCGATGGCCGTGGCCGCCGTCGGCCTGCGTACCTGGAAACTCCGCACCGACGAGGGCCGCGCCCGGCTCCTGGCCCTGGAGCGCGAACAGGCCGAGGCGCTGCGCCGGGCCGTCGAGCACGGGCGGGCCAGGATCGCCCGCGAACTGCACGACGTCGTCACGCACAACGTCAGCGTGATGATCATTCAGGCGGGCGCAGCCCGCAAGATCATGAAAGCCTCCCCCGAGCAGGCCGGTGAGGCGCTGCTCGCGGTGGAGGCGGGCGGGCGCGCGGCCATGACCGAACTGCGCCATGTCATGGGGCTGCTCACCATGGCCGACGAGGGCGAGGGGAGGGACACCGCCGATTCGGTTGCGGTGCCGGCCCCTCAACCGGGCCTGGACCAGCTGGAAACACTGGTCGGGCGGGTCCGGGACACGGGACTGCCCGTCGGCCTGACCGTGACCGGCCCGCCCCGCCCTCTCCCGCCCGGCCTCGAACTCGCCGCCTACCGCGTCGTCCAGGAAGCCCTGACCAACACCGTGAAGCACGCCCGCGGGGCCACCGCCGCCGTGACCGTCGAGTACGGCCCGGAGCGGCTCCGGGTGGAAGTCACCGACACGGGTGGGCAGCCGGGCGCGGGCGCGGCCGCCGGGAACGGCCGGGGCCTGATCGGCCTGCGGGAGCGCCTGGCCGTCCACGACGGAACCCTGCGCACCGGCCGGCGCCTGACCGGCGGCTACCGCGTGGAGGCCCTGATCCCCCTGGAGACGCCGTGA
- a CDS encoding ABC transporter ATP-binding protein: MTQPMIELREVSRRYDDGPPALHEATLTVRPGEAVAILGPSGSGKSTLLNLIAGLDRPDTGTVTVDGLRVDRLGEAASALYRRSRIGMVFQFFNLLDDLTVIDNVVLPARLAGLARGVAHRRAVEVLELLGIDRHARAYPGRLSGGERQRVAVARALMNRPALLLADEPTGALDTAAGQDVSGLLTALNAEGQTIVVVTHDLALARSCTNRTVRIADGRITEDVPSRAVTPEAAR; this comes from the coding sequence ATGACCCAGCCGATGATCGAACTGCGCGAGGTGAGCCGACGGTACGACGACGGCCCGCCCGCGCTGCACGAGGCCACGCTGACCGTGCGGCCCGGCGAGGCCGTCGCGATCCTCGGCCCTTCCGGCAGCGGCAAGTCCACGCTGCTCAATCTCATCGCGGGCCTGGACCGGCCCGACACGGGGACCGTCACCGTGGACGGGCTGCGGGTGGACCGGTTGGGCGAAGCCGCGTCGGCGCTCTACCGGCGCTCCAGGATCGGCATGGTCTTCCAGTTCTTCAACCTGCTCGACGATCTGACCGTCATCGACAATGTCGTCCTGCCCGCCCGCCTCGCGGGCCTGGCACGGGGCGTGGCGCACCGCCGGGCGGTGGAAGTGCTGGAACTACTGGGCATCGACCGGCACGCCCGCGCCTACCCGGGGCGGTTGTCCGGCGGCGAGCGGCAACGCGTCGCGGTGGCCCGGGCCTTGATGAACCGGCCGGCGCTGCTCCTGGCCGACGAACCGACCGGGGCCCTGGACACGGCCGCCGGACAGGACGTCAGCGGGCTGCTCACCGCCCTCAACGCCGAGGGCCAGACCATCGTCGTGGTCACCCACGACCTGGCTCTGGCCCGGTCCTGCACGAACCGAACGGTCAGGATCGCCGACGGCCGGATCACCGAAGACGTGCCGTCGCGGGCCGTCACCCCGGAGGCCGCCCGATGA
- a CDS encoding ABC transporter permease, with the protein MSALGKVVRSGVGRRRVQTLVIGLATMMAVAASVLGGTLLVVSGAPFDDAFAGQHGAHLSVEFDAGEVSAGQLARSRDTGGVSDAAGPFRTATVTPRSDGAGPGGPMTVVGRGDPGRAVDEVALLDGRWPTRSGEIALSADSSLLPTLGMKIAFSDLPGGPALTVVGVARSVTRTADAWVVPSQMPALTGPDSGGYQMLYRFTAAGTAARITAGTEAVTRSLPPGAAVGETSWLTVRKNAERDTALYVPFLIAFGTLGLVMSVLIVGNVVASAVGTATRRIGILKAVGFTPSQVVRAYVGQALIPAAGGTALGVLAGHLLAVPVLAETEEVYGAPSLTIAPWVDLAVIAGVLGLVAVTAWASAWRAGRLRTVDALAVGRGASAGRGRWAARLAGRLPLPQPVALGLARPFARPARALAMGTAILFGAVAVTFTVGMGASLGLVMKARAHDAADVVVPAPLPDFGPQGPDTGKRSEADPAAVAAVVEAAAGTGKHYSAATIRATVSGLTGTTDVIAFTGDASWGGYTMVSGRWIDRPGEAVVPTPFLAATGTRVGDTVTLNGLAQPVTVRIVGEVLDPRKDGMQVFADASTLTAARPDLTETSHHIAVTPGTDVTGYVDALNKDLAPLGATAQSGGLDGGSDVVVTLNALSMILTLMLVAVAALGVFNGVLLDTRERVREIGVHKALGMAPRQTVAMVLTSVVVTGLAAGALGVPLGVALHGWVLPAMGDSVGLRLPGSVIAVYEAAELLPLALGGLLIAALGALLPAGWAAGARTATALRTE; encoded by the coding sequence ATGAGCGCGCTCGGCAAGGTGGTGCGCTCGGGGGTGGGACGACGCCGGGTGCAGACGCTGGTGATCGGGCTGGCCACGATGATGGCGGTGGCCGCCTCCGTCCTCGGCGGCACCCTGCTGGTGGTCTCCGGCGCGCCCTTCGACGACGCCTTCGCGGGACAGCACGGCGCGCATCTGTCCGTGGAGTTCGACGCGGGCGAGGTGAGTGCCGGGCAGCTCGCGCGGTCCAGGGACACCGGCGGGGTGAGCGACGCGGCCGGGCCGTTCCGTACGGCGACGGTCACACCGCGGTCGGACGGGGCGGGCCCCGGAGGGCCGATGACCGTGGTCGGCCGGGGAGATCCGGGCCGGGCCGTGGACGAGGTGGCCCTGCTGGACGGGCGGTGGCCCACGCGCTCCGGCGAGATCGCCCTGTCCGCCGACTCCTCGCTCCTCCCGACCCTGGGCATGAAGATCGCCTTCTCCGATCTGCCCGGCGGTCCGGCCCTGACGGTGGTCGGCGTGGCCCGGTCGGTCACACGGACCGCCGACGCCTGGGTGGTCCCGTCCCAGATGCCGGCGCTCACCGGTCCGGACAGCGGCGGCTACCAGATGCTCTACCGCTTCACCGCCGCGGGCACCGCCGCGCGGATCACCGCGGGGACCGAGGCCGTGACGCGGTCCCTGCCACCGGGAGCGGCCGTCGGCGAGACGTCCTGGCTCACCGTCAGGAAGAACGCCGAGCGCGACACCGCCCTCTACGTCCCGTTCCTCATCGCCTTCGGCACCCTGGGCCTGGTCATGTCGGTGCTCATCGTCGGCAACGTCGTCGCGTCGGCCGTCGGCACGGCGACGCGCCGCATCGGCATCCTCAAGGCCGTCGGCTTCACCCCGTCCCAGGTGGTGCGCGCGTACGTGGGCCAGGCGCTGATCCCGGCCGCCGGCGGCACGGCCCTCGGTGTCCTCGCCGGCCACCTGCTCGCCGTCCCCGTCCTGGCCGAGACCGAGGAGGTCTACGGCGCCCCGTCCCTGACCATCGCCCCCTGGGTCGACCTGGCGGTGATCGCCGGGGTGCTCGGCCTGGTGGCGGTGACCGCGTGGGCGAGCGCCTGGCGGGCCGGGCGGCTGCGTACGGTCGACGCGCTCGCCGTCGGGCGCGGCGCTTCGGCGGGACGCGGCCGGTGGGCGGCCCGCCTGGCCGGGAGGCTGCCGTTGCCGCAGCCGGTCGCCCTGGGCCTGGCCCGGCCCTTCGCGCGGCCCGCCCGTGCGCTGGCCATGGGCACGGCGATCCTGTTCGGAGCCGTCGCCGTCACGTTCACCGTGGGGATGGGCGCCTCGCTCGGCCTGGTGATGAAGGCCAGGGCCCACGACGCCGCCGATGTCGTGGTGCCCGCGCCCCTGCCGGACTTCGGACCTCAGGGCCCTGACACCGGGAAGCGGTCCGAGGCCGACCCCGCCGCCGTCGCCGCGGTCGTCGAGGCCGCCGCCGGAACCGGGAAGCACTACAGCGCGGCGACGATACGGGCGACCGTGTCCGGCCTGACCGGCACCACCGACGTGATCGCCTTCACCGGCGACGCCTCCTGGGGCGGCTACACGATGGTCTCGGGCCGCTGGATCGACAGGCCCGGCGAAGCCGTGGTCCCCACGCCCTTCCTCGCCGCCACCGGCACCCGCGTCGGCGACACCGTCACCCTGAACGGCCTGGCCCAGCCGGTCACGGTCCGGATCGTCGGCGAGGTCCTCGACCCCCGCAAAGACGGCATGCAGGTCTTCGCCGACGCCTCGACCCTCACGGCCGCGCGTCCCGACCTGACGGAGACGAGCCACCACATCGCGGTCACACCAGGCACCGATGTCACCGGCTACGTCGACGCGCTGAACAAGGACCTGGCACCGCTGGGGGCCACCGCTCAGTCCGGCGGGCTCGACGGCGGCAGCGACGTGGTCGTCACCCTCAACGCGCTGTCCATGATCCTCACCCTGATGCTCGTCGCCGTCGCCGCGCTCGGCGTGTTCAACGGCGTGCTGCTCGACACCCGCGAACGCGTCCGGGAGATCGGTGTCCACAAAGCGCTCGGCATGGCCCCCCGGCAGACCGTCGCGATGGTCCTCACCTCGGTCGTCGTGACCGGCCTGGCCGCGGGCGCTCTGGGCGTGCCGCTCGGCGTCGCCCTGCACGGCTGGGTCCTCCCCGCGATGGGCGACAGCGTGGGGCTCCGCCTCCCCGGTTCCGTCATCGCCGTCTACGAAGCGGCCGAGCTGCTCCCGCTCGCACTCGGCGGCCTGCTCATCGCCGCCCTGGGCGCGCTCCTGCCCGCCGGCTGGGCCGCCGGAGCCCGGACGGCCACGGCCCTGCGCACCGAATAG
- a CDS encoding SCO2583/SCO2584 N-terminal domain-containing protein, which translates to MSEHEQDGQEREFDLRWADDAEHKEPSARARMLAARWKDNPPGPVPFRPDPDHRSRGRRARSRSHSRSSWVSTAVVFGCVAAVIVLLGYINFRAP; encoded by the coding sequence ATGTCCGAACACGAACAGGACGGCCAGGAGCGCGAGTTCGACCTCAGATGGGCGGACGACGCCGAGCACAAGGAGCCCTCGGCCCGGGCCCGTATGCTCGCCGCGCGCTGGAAGGACAATCCTCCCGGCCCCGTCCCCTTCCGTCCCGACCCCGACCACCGCTCACGCGGCCGCCGCGCACGCTCACGCTCCCACTCCCGCTCGTCATGGGTCTCCACGGCCGTGGTGTTCGGCTGTGTGGCGGCGGTGATCGTGCTGCTGGGGTACATCAACTTCCGGGCGCCGTAG
- the glnA gene encoding type I glutamate--ammonia ligase: MFQNADEAKKFIADEDVKFVDVRFCDLPGVMQHFTIPAEAFDPAEELAFDGSSIRGFQAIHESDMALRADLSTARVDPFRRDKTVNINFFIHDPITGEQYSRDPRNVAKKAEAYLASTGIADTAYFGPEAEFYVFDSVRFATSANESFYHIDSEAGAWNTGALENNRGYKVRYKGGYFPVPPVDHFADLRAQISLELDRAGLQVERQHHEVGTAGQAEINYKFNTLLAAADDLQLFKYIVKNVAWQNGKTATFMPKPIFGDNGSGMHVHQSLWTGGQPLFYDEAGYAGLSDTARYYIGGILKHAPSLLAFTNPTVNSYHRLVPGFEAPVNLVYSQRNRSAAMRIPITGSNPKAKRVEFRAPDSSGNPYLAFSALLLAGLDGIKNKIEPAEPIDKDLYELAPEEHAGVPQVPTSLPAVLDRLEADHEFLLQGDVFTPDLIETWIDYKRANEIAPLQLRPHPHEFELYFDV; this comes from the coding sequence ATGTTCCAGAACGCCGACGAGGCCAAGAAGTTCATCGCGGACGAGGACGTCAAGTTCGTCGACGTCCGCTTCTGCGACCTGCCGGGCGTGATGCAGCACTTCACGATCCCCGCCGAGGCCTTCGACCCGGCCGAGGAGCTGGCTTTCGACGGCTCCTCGATCCGCGGCTTCCAGGCCATCCACGAGTCCGACATGGCGCTGCGCGCGGACCTGTCGACCGCCCGTGTGGACCCGTTCCGCCGTGACAAGACGGTCAACATCAACTTCTTCATCCACGACCCGATCACGGGTGAGCAGTACTCCCGTGACCCGCGCAACGTGGCGAAGAAGGCCGAGGCCTACCTCGCGTCGACCGGTATCGCGGACACCGCGTACTTCGGCCCCGAGGCCGAGTTCTACGTCTTCGACAGCGTCCGCTTCGCGACCAGCGCGAACGAGTCCTTCTACCACATCGACTCCGAGGCCGGCGCCTGGAACACCGGCGCCCTCGAGAACAACCGTGGTTACAAGGTCCGCTACAAGGGCGGCTACTTCCCGGTCCCGCCGGTCGACCACTTCGCCGACCTGCGTGCCCAGATCTCCCTGGAGCTGGACCGGGCCGGCCTGCAGGTCGAGCGCCAGCACCACGAGGTGGGCACCGCCGGCCAGGCCGAGATCAACTACAAGTTCAACACGCTGCTCGCCGCGGCCGACGACCTGCAGCTCTTCAAGTACATCGTGAAGAACGTGGCGTGGCAGAACGGCAAGACCGCGACCTTCATGCCGAAGCCGATCTTCGGTGACAACGGCTCGGGCATGCACGTCCACCAGTCGCTGTGGACCGGCGGCCAGCCGCTCTTCTACGACGAGGCCGGTTACGCGGGCCTGTCGGACACCGCCCGCTACTACATCGGCGGCATCCTCAAGCACGCCCCGTCGCTGCTGGCCTTCACCAACCCGACGGTGAACTCGTACCACCGCCTGGTGCCGGGCTTCGAGGCGCCGGTCAACCTGGTCTACTCGCAGCGCAACCGCTCCGCGGCCATGCGTATCCCGATCACGGGCTCGAACCCGAAGGCCAAGCGCGTCGAGTTCCGCGCGCCCGACTCCTCCGGCAACCCGTACCTGGCCTTCTCGGCGCTGCTGCTCGCGGGCCTGGACGGCATCAAGAACAAGATCGAGCCGGCCGAGCCGATCGACAAGGACCTCTACGAGCTCGCCCCCGAGGAGCACGCGGGCGTCCCGCAGGTCCCGACCTCCCTCCCGGCCGTCCTCGACCGCCTCGAGGCCGACCACGAGTTCCTCCTCCAGGGCGACGTGTTCACGCCGGACCTGATCGAGACGTGGATCGACTACAAGCGCGCGAACGAGATCGCTCCGCTGCAGCTGCGTCCGCACCCGCACGAGTTCGAGCTGTACTTCGACGTGTGA
- a CDS encoding RDD family protein: MDNRQALGSWLSGPRAAAEEAGVDFGYRGEQLGLPEEGSGSIARPGRRLGALAVDWGLSLLIAYGLITQSYNEAAQIWAPLILFALMVLTVGTVGFTPGKRLLGLRVLALDTGRVSPWRALLRTVLLFLAIPALIWDRDGRGLHDRMAGTVEVRI; this comes from the coding sequence GTGGACAACAGGCAAGCACTCGGATCGTGGCTTTCCGGGCCCCGCGCGGCGGCGGAAGAGGCCGGTGTCGACTTCGGATACCGGGGCGAGCAGCTCGGTCTGCCCGAGGAGGGATCCGGCTCGATCGCCCGCCCGGGCCGCCGCCTCGGCGCCCTCGCCGTGGACTGGGGCCTGAGCCTCCTGATCGCATACGGTCTCATCACGCAGAGCTACAACGAGGCGGCCCAGATCTGGGCGCCGCTCATCCTGTTCGCCCTCATGGTGCTCACGGTCGGTACGGTCGGCTTCACCCCGGGCAAGCGGCTCCTCGGCCTGCGGGTCCTCGCCCTGGACACCGGCCGCGTCAGCCCCTGGCGCGCGCTCCTGCGCACGGTCCTGCTCTTCCTCGCGATCCCCGCCCTGATCTGGGACCGCGACGGCCGCGGTCTGCACGACCGGATGGCGGGCACGGTCGAGGTCCGTATCTAG